The Nitrospirota bacterium nucleotide sequence ATTCATGAGCCGCGGTCTCACAAAGGGCAATGAAAACCCCACCCTCACCCTAACCCTCTCCCTGAGGGAGAGGGGGCTATGTTGATTCCCTCCCCTTCAAGGGGAGGGGTAGGGTGGGGATGGGGTTGATTTTCGGATGAAATAAATAAGAGAGAGGATAGTTATTGAGTATCTATCTTATCCTGATAATTGCAATAGTACTGATAATCGTGGTTTCCGCCTTTGTTAAAGGGAGGGCAAATAAGGGGATGCTGCAGGCATTGAAAAGGCAGGCAGTGAAAAGGGGCGGGGATGTAAAAGGCGGTACTTTGTTGTATTATCCGCGTCTTTCTCTTGAGTTTGATGGAGTAAGCTTTATAATATCAGCCATGCCGGGCGGCGGCACAAGAGGGAGGCGGGGTGATATGACTTATGTGGATTTTTCTGTGCCGTCTTTACAGGATCAATTCTTCAGGATTATGAGGAAGTCAGAATCCGTCCAGTCTGCTATAGACAGTCTGCTTAGTGTTAAGGAGATAAAGATTGGTAATGAAGAATTTGTCAGGATGTTTAAAGTTAAAGGCAATGATGAATACTTTATTTCGGAGATATTATTCCCTGAGATTCAGAATGACTTGATGAAATGTACTAATAAGCAATTAGACATCAAGTTTGAAAAGGGGAGGTTTCTCCTTTCAATAGACGGCATAGCAACTTCAGATCAGGATTATGACAAAGTCATAGAAACAAGCGTTCTTTTTTTAAATAGATTAAAGAAGTATAAGG carries:
- a CDS encoding DUF3137 domain-containing protein, with product MSIYLILIIAIVLIIVVSAFVKGRANKGMLQALKRQAVKRGGDVKGGTLLYYPRLSLEFDGVSFIISAMPGGGTRGRRGDMTYVDFSVPSLQDQFFRIMRKSESVQSAIDSLLSVKEIKIGNEEFVRMFKVKGNDEYFISEILFPEIQNDLMKCTNKQLDIKFEKGRFLLSIDGIATSDQDYDKVIETSVLFLNRLKKYKGRLSGRR